tgctgagaagaagtgacagaggagtgtgcagcactgaaatatctctatcacaacttccatggctcagggtccattgtgaaagaaatgacagaaagaatgtaagagccaaaggaagggtaggacttcttacaacgtgctcctccagacacaaaatggcctggatatccatgacctcacagttcctgacactacctacccaaaaccatcatgataggagggtcagatgatgacatcaaaatagaagagaggttgattgagagggggaggggatatgatgggagtggagtttcaaaggggaaagtggggggaggaagggaattaccatgggattttgtttacaactatggaaattgtcaatgaaaaatattcaattggttaaaaaaataataaaatttgtattttttaagtttttgtagttctttttttGAGATTGTCTCAAAAGCAATTTAGGTTAATTTTTTGGCATGTCTATGATGtgaatacatgtatgtatgcatgtttatgcaTGTGGGTGAACATGTGTATGTAGGTGGAGCCCCACCATCAGAAATCAAGATCAGATGTCTGCCTTTatcactgtccacctttttatttatgtattttgtttaggttgctttgtttcgttttttagttttttgaggtaggatctcactatggcccaggctcaggctgatctggaattcactatgtagtctcagggtagccttgaactcatggtgattctcctacctctacctctgcctcctgagtgctgggattaaaggtgtgcaccaccatgcaagccctttttctttttaattttttgagatatggtctcactctagcccagactgacctggaacacactctataGCCGCAGACCTaaagctcacagcaattctctagCATagctacagagagaatggacataccagagcctctagcttctgcaaatggactccagatgtatgtgccactttgtgcatctggctctatgtgggtaccagggaatcaaactcagattgttaggctttgcaagcaagcatcttaaccactgagccatctctccagccctcattaaaaaaaatgtgtgtgtgtgtgtgtgtgtgtgtgtgtgtgtgtgtgtgtgtgtgtgtatctatcttttattCCCTTTCCACTGTTCCGATCTCCCTAGGACTGTCCTCAGTAGGGTTACTGGAttcactgcgaggtcatggagaCCTCAGTCAGTCTCAACGGGATAGTGAAGGGGACCATGCCTCAAAGTATTCTTATCCACTTTGTTTCTaccacaatctttccaccccctgttccacaatattccctgagccacaaCAGACCTGTTAGCAGTCTgagttagtgttgagttctttgtagcctctggatttctgctttgataggttttgctgGATCACTGTGTTTGCCACAatcaccctggaactggttgtcaggctaccaGTAAGAGCAGCGTTCCACTGAAAGTTCTCCTGGGCCCCGGTAGATGTGGTAGGGGTTCAGGACTCATGATGAGCAGTCCACTGTCTTCTTATCTTATAGATGGAATTTTtattcctccattttctctgccacccacaaaataaaacagattccccAACCAAGAGTGACAGCAGCTTGGGTACGCAAAGTTAGGTAAGAGCCATTTTTGTGTGCAAGCCCAGTCTTCTTCTTCACAGAGCGGTGGGGGCTTCCCTCTGAAGTGTATGAGATTCCTgactatgggattctgacttggtttccagtaccagatatgagttctttgccactgagtgggcctcgtgtccaatcagagaacagttggttacccacagaggctgtgtgccgctattgcacaagtgtgtacctcttgtctggctggttgatttcagaGTCTGAAGAGTCCCCTACTTATTCATGCAGTTGGTGACTGTTTTCTTCAAGCAGCTCCCGTAGGGTTTTCCAGCACTAAGAGGGCTAGCTAGGAAGGAGCTAGTTTTCCTTTACATTCCAGCATGGTTTTCCAATGCCCTGTGTCTGAGGCCTGTACTACCTTCAGTAATATGATCTTGCCtcttagctctggcaggtaattaaGTATTTTAGCAATGGTCTgcattgttttagggacctcatgGGTCCTCCTGACCAACAGCTCGCTGTGGGGAGCAATCCAACTTTGGGCCTGGAAATTACCCGACCAGAGTCTATGGTTTTAAAAAGGTTCAACTTTTTCCCACCTTCTCTCCAGACTGTCTCTGCTCCCATATTTCTGATGCTGACTACCATTCACACTCATCTCTAACTGATCCCAGCTAGAAACCTCAGGTGAGGGAGtacatgtagcatttgtcttttagtgcctgtgtgacctcagttacaatttttttttccccaatcccATCCACTTACCTTCagtttcattatttcattcttccttaccactgagtagaatgcCATTGTGTTTATATGTagcacatctttattattcattcctcagttgatgggcatctgggtcgattccagttcctagttattgtgagtagagcaaaaACAAACCTAGCTGAGCAAGTATGTGTGCAGTAAAGagcatctctcactgagcccGGAGCTCACTGGTTCAACTGGACTGACTAGTgggcaagccccagggatcctcctgagactgactccacagtgctggaattacaggcgcaAACACCGCATCTGAcgttgtatgtgggtgctgggaatctgaagtcAGATTCTCGTGCTACAGACGAGCGAGCATGTTACCAAcctggccatctccccagttgcCCAGAGAAAGTTTCCCACATGTATATAATGTTCTTTGGTCATACTTACCTCCATGACTCTCTCTTAtctccctcccactcctgctgatccccttcctcttcccaactagcCCCCCAGAAAGGGAGTTTCTGTGTGTCAGTGATCCAAGCAAGAATTCACCCTGACTGGACTAGACTAGGTCATGTGTCAACCTCTGAATCAACGACCATCTCCTGAGAAATATGCCTTTACAAACATCCTGTAAGTTGAATTGTATGTCCCTTCAAAGCACACTGGCTGTCTATAAATGAGGTTGATAGTCAGACAAAAACTTGCGTGCTAttaggaaagaggagagaatgaagcCTTGGTAGGGAACTAAAAAGACGTGTCCTAGATAATTCCCTTctctttattatatataaaataagatgTTGAATTTGACCAATGGCCTCAACCACTAATATGCATAAGTCATCTGGGTTCCGGTTCTGACAGGTTACCTTTTCATAAATTAGCACTAAAAATGGCTCTGCCTGAAGTGGCCCATGGCCCAGCACTAGACGCGATCAGGGTTACTTGAAGTGAGGGCCCAAGGACATGCACCAGTTTGTAAACTGTTGGTTACTTCTCTGTGGGGAGGTAAGGAACTTGCTCCAGAATACAAGTGAGGTGTGACTCTGAGCACAGTAATACAGCTAATTATTTTTCTGCaagacattcttttaaaaacatttatttatttatgaggagagagaaagaggcagatagagagagagaatgggggcaccagggcctctagccactgcgaatgaactccagacgcatgtaccaccttgtgcatctggttttacgtggctcctggagaattgggctctggtgcttaggctttgcaagcaagtgccttaactgctgagccatcttgtcagCCCTGCAAGACTTTCTTGATGAGAGCAACAATGCCCTGACGGGACAGCAGTGGAGTTTGGTTCTCCAATTAGCATAGTTACTTACAACAGTTGTTTATACTAGATGCTGACCAAAGGAGATGAGCGAAGGTGAGACATAGGTTCTTCAAGAAAGGAgtaaggggctgcagagatggttcaaaggcttatctgcaaagcctaacaacctgggttcaatttcccagtactcacataaagccagatgcacaagaggtacatgcatcaggaattcatttgcagcagttggaggcccaggcgtggccattctctccttgtgtctctctgcttacaaatgaataaataaagaaataaagacaggtttttgttgttgctgttgctgttgttttaagAAAAGACTAAGGCCCTGAGAGACTTTTACTTTCAGTATGCCATGGTTACCAACCAAATAATGCAGCAACTTTCTTAATATGAAGCTCTGGGATTAGGTATGTATTTACAGGGAATTATATTCAGAAGTGGCTCAATGCCTCTCATAAAGGCTGAGCAGTAGGACAAGTCGGTACTGATCCTTGTTTTAGCTAGCCAAAGCATTGACATGCATTCCCTGGAACCAACTGTATTTCCTCCCACTTATGTTCCTCTGGGGTATGTTATATTACAAAGCATTATTCAGGGATAGCATTTCTAAAGTTCTATTGGAATGAGATAAAAGGATTTAGATATAGGGAATTACATTTATGAGCttcaattttcatgtattttagaGTAGATGGTTAGAAAAGCAAGGTTGGGTAAatgtgaaaagagaaaaggaagaaaagaagagagggagggagggagggaggaaggaaggagggagagaaagatggatggagggagggagggtgggagggaagaaatAGACTTGTCCCAGCTCTTTCCTTTTAACCACCTGCCTCCCTTAggccttagctgttaagtgtgGGTAACACTTGTACCTAATTCTTGGAGATTTTATGAGAACTACAGAAGTAGTTCCTCACACTCAGAACAATGCCTAGCTAAGAAACTAAAAAGAAgatagtggtggtttgaatgtgacctgtcccccctcccccacagcatcacatgttttgaatacttggtccccagctagtggcagtttgggaactggagcctgaTGGAGGAGATgcatcactgggggtggaccttgaggcttattTGCTAAGCTTGCTGGTggcagctagctcactcttgctgctaccttccAGCCGCTGGAGCAAGATGTCATGTCCAGTCTCTACTTTGCAATGTTTTGCCTTGCCGTGGTGAAAGATTTCCTTGAAACcgtaaggctgaaataaaccctttccttccataagctgtttctggcccGGTGTTTGACCCCAGCAGCAGGAAGATAACTGCTAAAGAGACCATGGCAGGAGAGGAGGGGTCTTgagaaggcagggagggaaatAGGACACAGGTAAAAGTAGGCTGGGTGTTCAAAGTAGAAGGCAAGAGGATAGAGGTTGGAAATTAACaaaacacatttgaaaatatgaaatttgggctggggagatggcttagcagttaaggagcttacctgaaaagccaaaggacctaggttcaaatccccaggacccatgtaagccagatgcataaggtggcacttgcttgcaaagcttacagcctgggttcacttccccagtacccacgtaaagccagatatacaaagtagcgcttgcttctggaattcatttgcaatggcaagaggccctgcccctcctattaatattctctctctccctccttgtaaataaaccgataaatgaataaataaataatgtcttctttaaaaaaaaaaaaaaaagcacttgaaTGAGGGCGATCACTGATGTTGAGTCAGCAGCTCTGTAATTTCAGAGCTGGTATCTCTGTGATTCCTCCGGCCTCTTCTAGTCGCAAATGACCAGGAGCAGTTGAAGGCATCTGAAGGAGAACAACCAGGAGAGAGAGCTGCAGGGCACAAGCCCATGCTTTGCTTTCTCTGCATGCCCATAGACCCAGGCTGGACCTGAGCTACTTGGCCACTCCCAGCTGCCAGGAGGCTGTGGGCACGCAGAGGGCGCCTCCTCGGACTTCAGGAGCAGGCTGTAGGCCAATAAGCCAGCTGAGCTTTCATAAGCTACTTTCCCTCGAATGTCTGAAATCCCCGCCACGAGAGTGAGATCTTTGGCCTTGGCAGTTATTTCTAGAAGGCCTTTGTAGGCACAGAAGGGTGATTTAAAAACACATATAGGTGTTAACCTGTATCTAAAGATAGACTTTGTTCAGTTGCCTAGAGCAAAACCAAATGTTAAGGGAATtgagtttcttctttatttttcatatttctttttaaaatagttttatttatttaagaaaggggggaagagagagaatgggcatgccagggccctgcagccactacaaacaagctccagacacatgcaccaccctgatCATCTAGccttcatgggttctggggaatcaaaccttggtccttaggctttgcaagcaaatgtcttaaccactaagccatctctccaacccatagttttaatttttgagtGTGTGAGTGCacgcatgcgtgcatgtgtgtgtgcagtggtgTGCTATGTATGATCAGATGTTATCctggtttgaatgtaagatggcctccatagcttcatgtgcaccaaatgcttggttcccagctgatggtagcTGGGGGAACATTGTGGGGCCTTttatgggagatggagccttgttggaagagGCGTGTCACTGGATGCAGACCGTGACATTTTTAGTGCAGCCCTGCCGGGTGTACATAGGGCCAGTAAGTCATTCAGACAacctccttcctgctgatgtggagatgtgacccaggctgtCAGCTCAAACCTGTCAGattttcctcaccatgatgaagcttcccttgaaactgtaagctggaaagaaactctttctttccttgtagtAGAGTGTTTTGTTCCATTAAGGCAAagtccttaacctctgagccatctcttcagcccccaaaaggGACTTTGAacaattcatattttctttcctgcAGAGAAAACCACAACCAACTTATAGTCAATCCATCTGTAGATGCTctacagtgttttttaaaaatttaaccaaaaaattaacaaagtaaGATTTAACAATATGTTATAAACATTCTTCCCTATCTAGAAGTAGATTTCTATAGACTCTTTCCAGCTGCTGCTAAATGAATATTCCATTATTAGCTTTAATCATTCTTTGCTACTGAATGATCatattgtttctatttttgttgtgttatttcttttctttctttgccattaTAAATGGCATTGTAATGAACATCCTGAGGGCTAATTTGCCCTCCATATCCATGATGATTTACTCAGGACAAATTTCCAAATTACAGTTGTTAGATCAAAAAGTatgaaaaaggggctggagagatggcttagtggttaaggcacttgcctgcaaagccaaaggacctccgttcaattccccaggacccacagaagccagatacacaaggtgatacatgcatctggagtttatttgcagtggctagaggccctggcatgcactttctctctctctttctatctgcctctttctctctctgtctgttgctctcaaataaataaataaaaataaacaaaaaatatttttttttaaaaaaagtacaaaacagtaCTGAGGAGGTGGATGCAATATAATGATGAGTTTGAAGATAGCCTGGGCTTCATACTGAgctgcaagtcagcctgggctacaccgtaggaccctgtctctaaaagaaaaacaaaaatcttacatACAGGGGGTTATATATAGCTCAGAAATAGAGCATTTGCCTAATATACACATagttccctggcactgaaaaaaaaatgttataccaATCTTTATGGCTTTGATCTCTTGAAGGTGGGGGGAATGAGTTCCTTTCATTTTTATACCCCTTTGCAAAGTGAAGAATGCTTCTGTTCATTTTGTGTAGTTTTCCTATAATACTAAGCTTCCCAAAcatgatagcatcttcaacatgGAACCTACAACATACATGTCATCTCTGTGAATTGGTTGGCCACATTCCTAGCTCCTAACCTTAACTTTAACCTCGTCTCAGTGAATTTCCCTTGTGGATTAGACTTTGGTCACGATGCACTTATAGTTATGGCCTCTTTATATCAGATCGTGATATGGCTGTTTGGGAGTGGAGGTCACGGATAGCATTGAGCATCAGCTAAGTTTGAGAACCactggtttttttctttcaaattaaactttgttttaatataaataaatatgttcacTACATTCCTACATTAGGTCAATATGGATCATATGATTGtcatcatatttctttttatttttttggtttgttttttcaaggtagggtttcattctagcccaggctaagctgtaactcactctgtagttccaggatggtctcgaactcacagcgatcctcctacctctgcctcccaagtgctgggattaaaggcatgtgccaccatgccttgatcATCACATTGCTTGAAACTAAAACCTAAATCTTTCAATAGCTGCCTGTGTGCTGTTTAGTCACTAATTAATGGTTACTCATCACTGAATTTGTGACCTATGTGCTAGGAATATAATGATTAATAATTATAGtaactggcatggagaaacttgGGATTAAGGGAAGCAGACAGATAAACTGATGAATCAACAATGTAACACAAAATATGCTATAGgacctttttatttatgtatttattaaacagaggaggagggagagatgaagggagggagggagaaaatgggcatgccagggtctctagccactgcaaatgtactccagatgcgtgtaccaccttgtgcacctggctaatgtgggtcctggggaattaaacctgggtcctttggctttgcaggcaaacgccttaaccactaagccacccctccatcccaggacattttttttttctttttggtttttcgaggtagggtctcactttagcccaggctcacctggaattcactatggagtctcagggtggccttgaactcatgacgatcctccaacctctgcctcccgagtgctgggattaaagacatgtgccaccacacctggcaatcccAGGACATTTTTATTACATGTAATGATAGCACAAATTATCACTTAGAAAATAGACATTGAAATAgcctttaattcattcatttcaaTAATCATTAATAGAACCAGACCCTCAATTTTTACTTGAAAGGATCATTTCAAAAcgatcataaaataaaaatcatcaaaacaaacaaataattccaCTCATCACCCCAGTCCCTGGTTTTAGACAGGGACTCCATACCTGGCTTATAAAGGTACTTTTAAACAGCAATCTTAAATACCTTGAGCtgctataaatattttcatactttaaGGTTCTTTTCAACAAAATAGCATcaaaacatatcttttttttaaatcatcttttCAAGTCTAGTTACCATGACATATTTATTTTAAGTGGTAATGATTATTTTACTGGATAGATCTTTTTGCTCTGTTATCAACTGACTACTATTAGACATTTATATTGCTTGTTTTTATAACTATTAGCGATTttacaatggattttttttcatttacattattttatttggaaatatttataaCAGTACAGTGAAACTAAATTTGAGACGATGTCAAGTTGCTTAGATATCACCAGTTTATTATAAAAGGCATGGAAATTATTTGCATGAGACATTTCAGAATTTCAGTGGAATGGGCAGCTTCATATGGTGCCATTTCAATGGTGATTTCAGTCTACATACTTGCCAAGAATGTCACCATCTCTAAATAAGAAATAATCCTTGTCGTCTAGAACTACTTTGGTGCCTCCATATTCTGGGAGAAGAACTTTGTCTCCAACTTTCACACTAACTGGTTGGATCTCTCCACCCTTTCCTTTAGAGCCTGATCCCACAGCTACTACTGTTGCTTGCAATACTTTTCCTTGAGATTTTTCTGGAAGCATAATGCCACCTTTGGTTACAGTTTCAGCTGCACTCCTTTCAACCATCACTCTGTCAAAGAGCGGAAGGAACTTTCTAAATGCTTGTCCTGCCATGACTCTGGCCGCCGCAGCTCAGACTCCACTCTCCCGCCGCCAccgcaaggagagagagagacctgcagACAGGCAGGACCGAGGGACACGTGAAAGAAAAAGGTtacaatggatttttaaaaatatttttatttgccggatgtggtggcgtacgcctttaatcccagcactcgggaggtagaggtaggaggatcaccatgagtttgaggtcaccctgagactacatagttaattccaggtcagcctggactagagtgagaccttgcctcgaaaaaccaaaaaatattttttttttatttgcttgacacagagagataaacaacgtcagaaagaaaatggacatgccagggcctcctgccactacaaactccagaagcatgtgccactttgtgcatctgactttacatgggcactggggaatcgaacccaggccattaagttTTGCAATCAGGTACTttcaactgctgggccatctctccagcccctacaaccGATTTTTATTGCTAAGTATTTTTGCTCATACTTATTTCCTTACACAAGTATAAGAACTAtaatctttgaaatattttacctATAGTCAGATTTAGAAATGATGGCTAAGAGAGATATTTCTCTCAGGTCAATTGCTGCTTTGGGTTTTAGCCCTGATTATTAAATTTGACCAAAATTCCATATACCAAAGGACATCAGC
Above is a window of Jaculus jaculus isolate mJacJac1 chromosome 8, mJacJac1.mat.Y.cur, whole genome shotgun sequence DNA encoding:
- the LOC101593518 gene encoding 10 kDa heat shock protein, mitochondrial; amino-acid sequence: MAGQAFRKFLPLFDRVMVERSAAETVTKGGIMLPEKSQGKVLQATVVAVGSGSKGKGGEIQPVSVKVGDKVLLPEYGGTKVVLDDKDYFLFRDGDILGKYVD